Proteins encoded together in one Apus apus isolate bApuApu2 chromosome Z, bApuApu2.pri.cur, whole genome shotgun sequence window:
- the LOC127396007 gene encoding uncharacterized protein C10orf95-like — protein MTDMTAGVHGSSAIPPRQGCCHTSHQPAPSGSSPPWTRHCNASVKRRRQESPRAEPQSTCSEEGARSSRLAMDLPMAMQAGGRSHRSAPRPQQPGSPGLAEQPRLLGQAQALRLREEGCPGSAARPSRAARRPAPHCGLPAYVRRRHRRVPPPCGHRRFKAAERAGESRRPGSSEDTAPVLRNPRAAGTSSSRYRS, from the coding sequence ATGACTGACATGACAGCTGGAGTTCACGGCAGCTCTGCTATCCCACCCCGGCAAGGGTGCTGCCACACAAGCCATCAACCAGCACCGTCAGGCAGCTCACCCCCCTGGACAAGGCACTGCAATGCTTCCGTGAAAAGAAGAAGGCAGGAATCACCACGAGCTGAGCCGCAGTCCACGTGCTCTGAGGAAGGTGCGAGGTCTTCGAGGCTGGCGATGGATCTCCCCATGGCAATGCAGGCAGGGGGCCGGTCACACCGCAGCGCACCCCGTCCGCAGCAGCCGGGGAGCCCGGGTCTCGCCGAGCAGCCTCGGCTCCTCGGCCAGGCTCAGGCTCTCCGGCTGCGGGAGGAGGGGTGcccgggcagcgctgcccggcCTTCCCGAGCTGCCCGCAGGCCCGCTCCGCACTGCGGGCTGCCGGCGTACGTGCGGCGCCGGCACAGGCGGGTCCCACCGCCGTGTGGCCATCGCCGCTTTAAGGCTGCGGAGCGGGCCGGGGAAAGCAGGCGGCCGGGTTCATCTGAGGACACAGCCCCAGTTCTCAGAAATCCCCGCGCTGCGGGAACATCGAGCTCCCGTTACCGCAGTTGA